A part of Ascochyta rabiei chromosome 3, complete sequence genomic DNA contains:
- a CDS encoding proteasome regulatory particle base subunit rpn10, giving the protein MVLEATMIVVDNSEASRNGDYVPSRWEAQSDAVNLIFSSKTNANPESSVGLMSMGGSTPEILTTLTTDIGKVLDGLHRTKIKGSSHFVTGINVAALALKHRQNKSQKQRIIIFNCSPVEEDEKNLVKLAKKMKKTNISIDIVAFGELSDETLKKLRAFNENSQSAEGSHLEAVQPSGNLLSDALVTTPILGGDGSSGGAGAASSGGDAGGSGGNDFEFGVDPSVDPELALALRMSFEEEKARQEKDKKTKETAEGKTELEGIAEGDEKQPLLGDQGEGSGSKDKKKDDEDKMDTA; this is encoded by the exons ATGGTATTGGAAGCTACTATGATCGT TGTGGACAACAGCGAAGCCAGCCGAAATGGCGACTATGTACCCTCACGCTGGGAGGCCCAGTCCGACGCCGTCAACCTCATCTTCTCCTCGAAAACAAACGCGAACCCAGAGTCATCAGTCGGCCTGATGAGCATGGGAGGCAGCACACCCGAGATCCTCACGACCCTCACCACAGACATCGGCAAGGTTCTGGACGGTTTGCACAGGACCAAGATAAAGGGCAGCTCGCACTTTGTGACCGGTATCAACGTGGCAGCA TTGGCTCTCAAGCACAGGCAGAACAAGTCGCAGAAGCAGCGGATAATCATCTTCAACTGCAGTCCCGTCGAGGAGGACGAGAAGAACCTGGTCAAGCTGGCGAAGAAGATGAAGAAGACAAACATCAGCATCGATATTGTCGCATTCGGCGAGCTCAGCGATGAGACGCTGAAGAAGCTTCGTGCGTTCAACGAGAACTCGCAGAGCGCTGAGGGCTCTCACCTCGAGGCAGTACAACCGAGCGGCAACCTCCTTAGCGACGCGCTTGTCACAACACCCATCCTCGGTGGCGACGGTAGCTCTGGCGGTGCAGGTGCAGCGTCTTCTGGAGGCGACGCCGGTGGCTCCGGCGGGAACGACTTTGAGTTCGGCGTAGACCCTTCGGTAGATCCGGAGCTGGCGTTGGCGCTGAGGATGAGTTTCGAGGAGGAGAAGGCACGGCAAGAGAAGGATAAGAAGACGAAGGAGACTGCCGAGGGCAAGACGGAACTTGAGGGTATTGCGGAAGGCGACGAGAAGCAGCCGCTGCTGGGCGATCAGGGAgagggcagcggcagcaaagacaagaagaaggatgACGAGGACAAGATGGACACAGCATGA